In Aegilops tauschii subsp. strangulata cultivar AL8/78 chromosome 3, Aet v6.0, whole genome shotgun sequence, one genomic interval encodes:
- the LOC109758276 gene encoding uncharacterized protein isoform X1, whose translation MGIRKMGSRVASHSVHQDAQVQNQNNLLQAQQLQRHFTPQMTIHNQNLTAQQQHQLLQQQQWMRRNQMMGPRGALMMLDKTQTLVNVKLENTMDSQIDSPYGSLTRQQQQMQQQLLQQQQQKQLQQQQVLQLQHHHQQQLQQQPLQQQQQLQQHHHHQQQQLQQHHHHQQQQLQQHHHQQQQQLQQHLGMSGNQSAEAQLAQQQLGMMETRAHKPI comes from the exons ATGGGGATTAGAAAGATGGGGAGTAGAGTGGCTAGCCACTCAGTTCATCAAGATGCACAAGTACAAAATCAAAATAATCTCCTTCAAGCCCAACAG CTCCAGAGGCATTTCACTCCTCAAATGACTATCCATAACCAGAATCTGACAGCACAGCAGCAGCACCAGCTGCTGCAGCAACAACAGTGGATGAGGCGGAACCAAATGATGGGCCCCCGCGGCGCTCTTATGATGTTGGACAAAACCCAGACCCTGGTAAACGTGAAGCTCGAGAATACCATGGATTCACAAATCGATAGCCCGTACGGATCTCTCACCAGACAACAACAACAGATGCAGCAGCAGCTactgcagcagcagcaacagaaGCAGCTCCAGCAACAGCAGGTATTGCAGCTTCAACACCACCACCAGCAACAGCTGCAGCAGCAGCCGCTCCAGCAGCAACAACAACTCcagcagcaccaccaccaccaacagcaacagctccagcagcaccaccaccaccaacagcaacagctccagcagcaccaccaccagcagcaacagcagctTCAGCAGCATCTGGGCATGTCCGGAAACCAGAGCGCCGAAGCCCAGCTAGCGCAGCAGCAGCTGGGCATGATGGAAACCAGAGCGCACAAGCCCATCTAG
- the LOC109758276 gene encoding uncharacterized protein isoform X2: protein MTIHNQNLTAQQQHQLLQQQQWMRRNQMMGPRGALMMLDKTQTLVNVKLENTMDSQIDSPYGSLTRQQQQMQQQLLQQQQQKQLQQQQVLQLQHHHQQQLQQQPLQQQQQLQQHHHHQQQQLQQHHHHQQQQLQQHHHQQQQQLQQHLGMSGNQSAEAQLAQQQLGMMETRAHKPI, encoded by the coding sequence ATGACTATCCATAACCAGAATCTGACAGCACAGCAGCAGCACCAGCTGCTGCAGCAACAACAGTGGATGAGGCGGAACCAAATGATGGGCCCCCGCGGCGCTCTTATGATGTTGGACAAAACCCAGACCCTGGTAAACGTGAAGCTCGAGAATACCATGGATTCACAAATCGATAGCCCGTACGGATCTCTCACCAGACAACAACAACAGATGCAGCAGCAGCTactgcagcagcagcaacagaaGCAGCTCCAGCAACAGCAGGTATTGCAGCTTCAACACCACCACCAGCAACAGCTGCAGCAGCAGCCGCTCCAGCAGCAACAACAACTCcagcagcaccaccaccaccaacagcaacagctccagcagcaccaccaccaccaacagcaacagctccagcagcaccaccaccagcagcaacagcagctTCAGCAGCATCTGGGCATGTCCGGAAACCAGAGCGCCGAAGCCCAGCTAGCGCAGCAGCAGCTGGGCATGATGGAAACCAGAGCGCACAAGCCCATCTAG